In the Leucoraja erinacea ecotype New England chromosome 32, Leri_hhj_1, whole genome shotgun sequence genome, one interval contains:
- the LOC129712211 gene encoding POU domain class 2-associating factor 1, with translation MEMKWAASSDQSQQRPYLGVRVKDPVKELLKRKRKNVENTNTSPSSSNFTKHRMHNFWNVCWHQCSLPIKAENVCVCIFNFLLLFSFLSSGHPGFHETDAASSPVQPAEEGSFHTTWLPQPSSASLQPVSQWSPCPSYPSHDAVNSPYMQDMCMQAACPSYTMLGPPSVMSYSPQPLQSNFPGNCQVGYVLGFPCTHTKGTMNREHLSRAPTPAGLPQMDLSGQQQSLNHSPWCQTLSALPAPGTPCPASPLPSLPPQFVPLNISSPEPGLLELEDARRTIANMPIEKLLQQDEDNDTYVTLY, from the exons CTTCTTCTGACCAGTCACAGCAGCGACCTTATTTAGGTGTCCGTGTGAAAGATCCCGTAAAGGAACTGcttaaaagaaagagaaagaacgTTGAGAACACTAATACATCTCCCAGCAGCTCG AATTTTACAAAGCATAGAATGCATAATTTTTGGAACGTTTGTTGGCATCAGTGTTCACTGCCAATCAAggctgagaatgtgtgtgtgtgcatttttaATTTCTTGCTGCTATTTTCGTTCCTATCTTCAGGACATCCGGGGTTCCATGAGACAGATGCTGCTTCATCACCAGTGCAACCTGCTGAGGAGGGAAGCTTTCACACTACATGGCTGCCTCAGCCATCCTCTGCCAGCCTCCAGCCGGTGTCACAGTGGTCACCTTGCCCCAGCTACCCCTCGCACGATGCCGTCAACTCACCGTACATGCAAGACATGTGCATgcaagctgcctgtcccagctacacaatgctggggcccccctcggtcatgtcGTACAGCCCGCAACCATTGCAGAGCAACTTCCCAGGGAACTGCCAGGTAGGATACGTCTTGGGGTTTCCATGCACTCACACCAAGGGTACAATGAATAGGGAACACCTT TCGAGGGCGCCCACACCAGCTGGTCTTCCGCAAATGGATCTCTCAGGCCAGCAGCAGTCCCTCAATCACTCTCCTTGGTGTCAAACGCTCTCGGCTCTACCTGCACCAGGGACGCCCTGTCCGGCAAGCCCCTTGCCGTCTCTGCCGCCCCAGTTTGTGCCTCTGAACATTTCCAGCCCTGAGCCTGGACTTCTGGAGCTGGAGGATGCCAGGAGAACCATTGCCAACATGCCCATTGAGAAGCTGCTGCAACAAGATGAAGACAATGACACGTATGTTACTTTGTACTAG